The sequence AGGAGGATGCTTTTTGATTCCTTTTTTTCAATTAAATAGGTAAACTCAATGTTTCAACCGATATTTATAAACATAGAAAGAACAGTCATTATTTGATTCTGTTCATTTTGTATATTAAAGGTTTTTAAATTGTTTTTGTTGTAAGGTTTTAAATGCATTGTTTTTCAGTAAAACACTTAATATCATGAAACCGAACATAGACCCTGCTAATGAACTTATAATAAAGGCTGGAACAAAACCAAAGATGGCTGCTTCTTGTCCTAATAATAGTTTTGCGATTGGGTAACAAGCAAGTCCCCCTAATATCCCCGTTCCCACAACCTCACCGAAAAAGGCAAAACCAATTTTTTTTGATTTTTGATAAAAGTAAGCAGCCAAAAAAGCGCCGATGATACTTCCCGGAAAGGCAAAAATAGACCCCGTACCCATTAGGTTTCTAAATAAAGAAATAGAAAATGCTTGTAATACTGCATATCCAGGCCCAAGAATAACGGCTGAAAGGACATTTATAAAATGTTGGATGGGAAATACTTTTGTAAAGCCGATCGGTATGTAGATAAGGTGACTAGTTAGTGTGCCAATCGCTACAAACATAGCTGTTAGGGTTAGTTTATATGTCTTTTTCATTTACATATCCCTCCTTTCTTCTATAAATATTTTTAAAATAAAAAATCAGATCCTCAACGAGAACCTGACTATCATGCCCAAAGAAAGTTTTAAAAGTTGTCGTCTACTTTCCTACGCCGGTATGATCCGGATCAGGTCCAAAGGGTTAAAAAACGATCGTTTTTTTCTCAGCCAAAAAGGCACCCCTAGTAGTGAGTATTAGATTATATACTATTATAATAAATGGAATATACGAAGTAAACAGGTTATCGGAATTTTATTGCAATTTTCACCATTTTTCTTATGAGAGTTTTAAGTTATGGAATAAAAATGGCTAATATGAAGAAATTAAATACTATGTAATAAAAGAATTTGGAGGTACAACAATGACAGTTGTAGTTTATCAAACATTTCAAGTTAAACAAGATAATTTTAAAGAAGGAATTGAAAATATTAAAAAAATCAAGGAATATCGAAATGAACACTTTAATCATACCGTCGAAATTCTAACTCCGATTACGGGCCATGATCATAATTTTTGTTTACTTGCAACCTATGAGGGATTAGCTGAAATGGAATTACAAAATAAGAAAATGTTTAATGACGAGGAATACCTAGAATTAATAGGCGAATTTTTTATCGAGAACATTGTGCAAGGAAGTATGAACACACAAATATTTAGAACCATGAATGATAAAAAAGATAAAAAAGAGGATTCAAAATAACAACAAAAAGCTTCTATTCTTCTTACTTTAATTGAATAGAAGCTTTTTTGTTTATTTATTATCAGTTTAAATGTATAATAATTCGAAATTGTTACCAAATAGTAAAGAAGGGTTTCGTCATGAAATTAAACAAAAGGCTTCTGCAAAATATAGCTTTTATTCTTCTAAGTAGTTTTGGAGGATTCATACTCGTATGGGCAGGGCTTGATATTGGTTGGATCATTGGTACATTAATTATGGCAGCGTTTCTATCTTTTAGACCACTAAGGTGGTTAAAAGACCCCGATCACCCAGAAAAAGGTATGCCTACCTATTGGTTGAGAATAGGTCAAACGATATTGGCTGTTGAATTAGGTCAAAAAATTAACCTTTCCGTTATTTCAACCTTTCAGAAGCATTGGCTGACAATTACAATTATGCTTCTGCTTTCGGTTGTCTTTTCGCTATTATCGGGATTGTTGATCTGGAAGTTCAGTCAAACAGACATGATCACTAGTTTTTTTGCAACTGCTCCTGGTGGAATTGTGGTTATGCCGGGACTTGCTCAAGATATCGGTGCCAATACAGGTGTTGTGAGTATTGTCCAAACGATGCGAGTTTTTCTTGTTGTAATACTTATTCCAATAATCGCTTCAACATGGTTCGTTACGGGTGAGACATCCCTTATGTCAACAAATCAAGCTGTTACAACGATCACTAACACTTTTGGGCTAAGTCAATTAGGTGGTACAGTTCTATTATTTTTGGCCGCATGGGGTGGTAAATTTATTGGAAAACTATTAAGATTTCCGTCCCCTGTCTTAATTGGCGGATTGGTTGGAGTAGCAGTTGTTCAAGGTCTTTATTATTTGATTTTAGACTCTGAATTAATTGTATGGTGGCCTGCTTTAATTATGATTATCGCTCAAGTATTAATGGCATCAAGTATAGGGGCTCGCTTTCAAAGGAGTATGTTTCAAAATATTGGAAAGTTGTTGTTCGTCGCTTTTATAAGTACAGTGGGATTAATTTTGGCTATGTTAATATGCGCTTATTTTGTCTCAGTAATAACGGGTATCTCCCTTATTACATCTGTATTAGCGTTTGCACCTGGAGGAGTGGCTGAAATGGCTGCAACTGCCATTATTCTTGAGGCAGATTCAACTTTTGTGGTTGCAGTGCAAGTACTGCGAATTGTCGTTGTTATATTAGTTTTACCCCCATTATTTAAACTGATGAGCCGTAGGCAAATTCATAAAAAATATGATGATTCAAAAGTATCCGTATAATCTTAAGTCCCATAGTAATAAAAAAATAACGAACAGAAATAATACCTGCTCGTTATTTTTTATTTGTATTTTGGTTTCTGGCAAGGGAGTTACAATTCAATTGAGTAGCTTTGCTCATTAAAAAACTCCCCTTTTGAAAATACCCTTTCGACATATTGAATCTGTTGGTTGGACATTAATAGAACTGTCGAGCTTCTTGTTCCGTAGTCTTTACTACGAATAAACAAGGATGAAAGGAGTCTTTCCCACTCTAAAGGTACCCCTGTATTAGGTAACTGTTCATCAGGAAAGGGGTCCGAATTTTGTAAAATGTGAAAGATATTCCCAACTAATTGATCTCTGTCCAGCTTAAGACAATGGGCTAACCCCTCTTTGCCTTTTTGTACCTTGGGCCATCCCGTATTCAGCAAATGATTACTAACCCCATATATTCCAGGTTGTAATTTTTTAAACTCATTACTTACATTAGAATAATAATATAATTCATTTTGATCCCCTGCTAATAAATTATAACCTGGATATTTTTTTTTACTTCTTGATAATGATTCAATATATAATTGGATGTCACCCTTGTATGTTAATGCATTAGCGACTAGTTCTCCTCGTGAACGCTTCTCTTTAAGATCCTCTGAAGGATCTCTATAATTGGTTAAGGCTGAAAAGCGACCTGTTTTTGTTACACCCATCCATGTCCCGTGTTTTTCTAAGTCTCGACCGGCAAGAATGGTGGAGATATCTTCCCAAAAATGAGCAGGAGCAGTAGCCCGGTTGTAAAATTCATCTCTGTTAGCCCCAACAATCAGCTTATAAGTTGGATGTACTTTATAAGCAAATAAAATTAAACACATGATAACGCCACAACCTTTATTTCGATTTTCTTACATCTCTTTATAAATTATACCATTCAACCTTCGCGCTTATAAATTGAACCTTCTATAAGTTGGAATTTTACTCTCCGGTAAGCCGAATAAAAATCATCCTTACTTAATATTTAAAACCATGAATGTTCACTCCTTTTTTGAAGAAACTAAATATAGAAAAGGAGGTCTAATAAATGAGCCAAAATAGAAAAAAGGATTTTAATCCGGTTACAAAAATTTATGACTCTTCAGACTACAATAAGCAAGATGAGGTATCTAAAGGATTAGCGACAACACACGAGCAATTTAGTGATTCTTATATGGTTGGAGATATTTTGACACATGACCCTGAAAACCAAGATAGAGAAGGCAATAAAAAATAAGTATATGATTATAGAAGGGTTGGCTCTAAGGAAGAATCAACCCTTTTACGAATAATTATCTTCAAGAGCCTTCCTTAATAAATGAGAAGATCTTTCGATATCAACTTTGACCATTTTTTTGTATGTTTTAGCTTTTTCTTTATCTTTAATAGAGTAAACAGCTACCTCTTGATATTTAGAACCGTCTTTCTTAATTTTTCCTCTTGTTAATACACCATCTTCCAGTAGATCATGTAAGGCTCTGTATATTTCGGAATGCTGTGGTTCAAAACCAAATGGTTGAAATTCTTTTCTCATTTCGTCCAATAATTGCAATCCATACCACCTTCCATTTTCAATATTTGTAATAATATACAGTTTTAGGAAGGCTCGTTGTTTGATAAGGAAACCAGTACTTTCTCTTTTTCTCTTTTTCATACTAACCACCTTAATATTGACTTTTCTGTATATTATAACATATTGTGTTAAAAACACATATAAACTAGTAAGCTATTATGTATGAAAAGTCATAAGGATGACACAACTCCCTCTACAATCGATTAAATTAAAAAGCAGACCTTATAAGATCTGCTTTTTAACTATTTAACCAATTAACTTAAATCAACGTTATGATAAACTTGTTTAACATCCTCTAAATCTTCAAGGACGTCAATTAATTTTTCAAACTGAACTGCAGCGTCTTCTGAAAGGGTAACATCATTTTTCGCCAACATTGTGAGTTCGGCGACTGAGAATTCAGTGATACCTGCATTTTTGAATGCTTCTTGAACAGCATGAAATTGATCAGGTTCAGCATAGACAATCACAGACTCTTCATCATCAAGGATATCACGCACATCAACATCAGCTTCCATAAGTAGTTCCAAAACTTCTTCGGAGGTTTTTCCTTCAATTCCAATAACTGCAGTTGGTTCAAACATATAGGCAACAGAGCCGCTGACCCCCATGTTTCCCCCGTTCTTACCGAACGCTGCACGAACCTCAGAAGCAGTTCTGTTTACATTATTCGTTAAGGCATCGACTATGATCATTGAACCACTAGGGCCAAATCCTTCGTAACGAAGCTCATCATAGTTTTCATCTGATCCGCCTTTTGCTTTTTCGATGGCACGATCGATAATATGCTTTGGTACATTATAAGTTTTTGCACGTTCAAGAACAAATTTTAAAGCTTGGTTTGCCTCAGGATCGGGTTCACCTTGTTTTGCAACAACATAAATCTCTTTCCCGAACTTAGCATAAATACGACTAGTATTAGCATCTTTAGAAGCTTTCTTTTCTTTAATATTGTTCCATTTACGACCCATAGTCCCACTCTCTTTCAACATTAAGATCTAAACAAATATTCTTTTAAGTTGCCTTCCTTAATCGATAGGAGTGCAAAAAGTTAGAAGAAGAACATTTTTTTCACAAACTCTATTATACATAATAAAATTATATGTTAAAAGTACCACCAAGAAAAAAACGTTTGGAAACCCAAACGTTTTTTTCTTGGTGCCTATTTATTATAAAATGATACTTACTTTTCCTTGTGGACGTAATGCTTCTAATTTAAGAATGACTTTCTTAGATAGAATTTTTAATTCGCCATTTTCTTTTATAAGTTTATACTCATTAACTCCA is a genomic window of Niallia sp. XMNu-256 containing:
- the thiW gene encoding energy coupling factor transporter S component ThiW, with protein sequence MKKTYKLTLTAMFVAIGTLTSHLIYIPIGFTKVFPIQHFINVLSAVILGPGYAVLQAFSISLFRNLMGTGSIFAFPGSIIGAFLAAYFYQKSKKIGFAFFGEVVGTGILGGLACYPIAKLLLGQEAAIFGFVPAFIISSLAGSMFGFMILSVLLKNNAFKTLQQKQFKNL
- a CDS encoding AbrB family transcriptional regulator; amino-acid sequence: MKLNKRLLQNIAFILLSSFGGFILVWAGLDIGWIIGTLIMAAFLSFRPLRWLKDPDHPEKGMPTYWLRIGQTILAVELGQKINLSVISTFQKHWLTITIMLLLSVVFSLLSGLLIWKFSQTDMITSFFATAPGGIVVMPGLAQDIGANTGVVSIVQTMRVFLVVILIPIIASTWFVTGETSLMSTNQAVTTITNTFGLSQLGGTVLLFLAAWGGKFIGKLLRFPSPVLIGGLVGVAVVQGLYYLILDSELIVWWPALIMIIAQVLMASSIGARFQRSMFQNIGKLLFVAFISTVGLILAMLICAYFVSVITGISLITSVLAFAPGGVAEMAATAIILEADSTFVVAVQVLRIVVVILVLPPLFKLMSRRQIHKKYDDSKVSV
- a CDS encoding NRDE family protein — protein: MCLILFAYKVHPTYKLIVGANRDEFYNRATAPAHFWEDISTILAGRDLEKHGTWMGVTKTGRFSALTNYRDPSEDLKEKRSRGELVANALTYKGDIQLYIESLSRSKKKYPGYNLLAGDQNELYYYSNVSNEFKKLQPGIYGVSNHLLNTGWPKVQKGKEGLAHCLKLDRDQLVGNIFHILQNSDPFPDEQLPNTGVPLEWERLLSSLFIRSKDYGTRSSTVLLMSNQQIQYVERVFSKGEFFNEQSYSIEL
- a CDS encoding YozQ family protein, producing MSQNRKKDFNPVTKIYDSSDYNKQDEVSKGLATTHEQFSDSYMVGDILTHDPENQDREGNKK
- a CDS encoding Replication termination protein — translated: MKKRKRESTGFLIKQRAFLKLYIITNIENGRWYGLQLLDEMRKEFQPFGFEPQHSEIYRALHDLLEDGVLTRGKIKKDGSKYQEVAVYSIKDKEKAKTYKKMVKVDIERSSHLLRKALEDNYS
- a CDS encoding YebC/PmpR family DNA-binding transcriptional regulator — protein: MGRKWNNIKEKKASKDANTSRIYAKFGKEIYVVAKQGEPDPEANQALKFVLERAKTYNVPKHIIDRAIEKAKGGSDENYDELRYEGFGPSGSMIIVDALTNNVNRTASEVRAAFGKNGGNMGVSGSVAYMFEPTAVIGIEGKTSEEVLELLMEADVDVRDILDDEESVIVYAEPDQFHAVQEAFKNAGITEFSVAELTMLAKNDVTLSEDAAVQFEKLIDVLEDLEDVKQVYHNVDLS